Proteins encoded together in one Micromonospora auratinigra window:
- a CDS encoding PAC2 family protein, producing MTEFDGLPVLRSPVAIAAFEGWNDAADASTAAVEHLEQVWQAREVTELDPEDFYDFQVSRPTITMAEGETRRVEWPTTRFMVASPEGTERDVVLIRGIEPSMRWRTFCEQVLEICHSLEVERVVLLGALLADVPYTRPLPISGSASDADAAKRYQLTPTRYDGPTGIVGVLHDACTRAEVDAVSFWVHVPHYANNPPCPKATLALLHRVEEVLDLPVPMADLAEEAAEWEQRVRSAAEQDAELGEYVRELEERVGDAGITPLTGDEIAQEFEKYLRRRGGSAGPTAGSW from the coding sequence GTGACCGAGTTCGACGGGCTGCCGGTGCTCCGGTCGCCGGTGGCCATCGCGGCCTTCGAGGGCTGGAACGACGCCGCGGACGCCTCCACCGCCGCCGTGGAGCACCTGGAGCAGGTCTGGCAGGCCCGGGAGGTGACCGAGCTGGACCCGGAGGACTTCTACGACTTCCAGGTGAGCCGCCCGACCATCACGATGGCCGAGGGCGAGACCCGACGGGTGGAGTGGCCCACCACCCGCTTCATGGTGGCCAGCCCGGAGGGCACCGAGCGGGACGTGGTGCTGATCCGGGGCATCGAGCCGAGCATGCGCTGGCGCACCTTCTGCGAGCAGGTGCTGGAGATCTGCCACAGCCTGGAGGTCGAGCGGGTGGTGCTGCTCGGCGCGCTGCTGGCCGACGTGCCCTACACCCGGCCGCTGCCGATCAGCGGCAGCGCGTCGGACGCCGACGCGGCCAAGCGCTACCAGCTCACCCCGACCCGCTACGACGGCCCGACGGGCATCGTCGGGGTGCTGCACGACGCCTGCACCCGGGCCGAGGTCGACGCGGTGTCGTTCTGGGTGCACGTGCCGCACTACGCCAACAATCCGCCCTGCCCCAAGGCCACCCTCGCCCTGCTGCACCGGGTCGAGGAGGTGCTCGACCTGCCGGTGCCGATGGCCGACCTCGCCGAGGAAGCCGCCGAGTGGGAGCAGCGGGTGCGCAGCGCCGCCGAGCAGGACGCCGAGCTCGGTGAGTACGTCCGCGAGCTGGAGGAACGGGTCGGCGACGCCGGCATCACCCCGTTGACCGGCGACGAGATCGCCCAGGAGTTCGAGAAGTACCTGCGCCGCCGGGGCGGCTCCGCCGGTCCGACCGCCGGCTCCTGGTAA
- a CDS encoding GntR family transcriptional regulator, which translates to MQINPGAAEFPHRQIAAQLKAQVRRGDWAPGERLPSIPAIAEMFGVAKQTVQRAVDQLRVEGILITKPGSGTYVRGTRRRLNRLSRGRYGGFRGYHTDLAARYRQQLVSVGRSPAPPEVADAFGVADGTDLLCRRHLVRTDDSPVEVGASWFLPADTAGTSLERAEAFGRPLYQEAEEVTGRRYVTATDTISARQPSREEAEILQIRPDTPVLHLLHVAYDEQRKPIEVAQATWPGPMTTLTEEYRVPAPAEQPDPDPGLVLG; encoded by the coding sequence GTGCAGATCAACCCGGGCGCGGCCGAGTTCCCCCACCGGCAGATCGCCGCGCAGCTCAAGGCGCAGGTCCGGCGCGGCGACTGGGCGCCCGGCGAGCGACTGCCGTCCATCCCGGCCATCGCCGAGATGTTCGGTGTGGCGAAGCAGACCGTGCAGCGCGCCGTCGACCAACTGCGGGTCGAGGGCATCCTGATCACGAAACCCGGCTCCGGTACGTACGTGCGCGGCACCCGGCGTCGGCTCAACCGGCTCTCCCGCGGCCGCTACGGCGGCTTCCGCGGCTACCACACCGACCTGGCCGCCCGGTACCGGCAGCAACTGGTCTCCGTCGGCCGCTCCCCCGCCCCGCCCGAGGTGGCCGACGCGTTCGGGGTGGCCGACGGCACCGACCTGCTCTGCCGGCGGCACCTGGTCCGCACCGACGACTCACCGGTCGAGGTGGGCGCGTCCTGGTTCCTGCCGGCCGACACCGCCGGCACCTCGCTGGAGCGGGCCGAGGCGTTCGGCCGCCCGCTCTACCAGGAGGCCGAGGAGGTCACCGGCCGCCGGTACGTCACCGCCACCGACACCATCAGCGCCCGCCAGCCCAGCCGGGAGGAGGCGGAGATCCTCCAGATCCGCCCCGATACCCCGGTGCTGCACCTGCTGCACGTGGCGTACGACGAGCAACGCAAGCCGATCGAGGTCGCCCAGGCCACCTGGCCCGGCCCGATGACCACCCTCACCGAGGAGTACCGGGTCCCGGCCCCCGCCGAACAACCCGACCCCGACCCGGGCCTCGTCCTCGGCTGA
- the mshC gene encoding cysteine--1-D-myo-inosityl 2-amino-2-deoxy-alpha-D-glucopyranoside ligase, whose product MESWAGHEVPRLPGEGEPLRLYDSARQGLHPSRPDGDATMYVCGITPYDATHLGHAATMISFDLVQRMWRDAGLTVRYVQNVTDIDDPLLERAARDGEDWKVLAMRETALFREDMEALRIIPPAHYVGAVESIPDIADKVLVLLKDGAAYRLDDGTGDVYFDITATGEFGYESNLSRAEMLEIFPERGGDPDRAGKRDPLDPLLWRGAREGEPSWPGGELGPGRPGWHIECAVIALNLLGDRISVQGGGNDLLFPHHECSAAHAERLTGQAPFADHYVHAGMIGLDGEKMSKSRGNLVFVSRLRADRVDPMAVRLALLSGHYRTDRSWTDELLAVARERLARWRRAAAAPAGPAGDELLAGVRARLAEDLDTPGALAVADAWAEQALAGVADDAAAPKLFADTVDALLGIRL is encoded by the coding sequence ATGGAGTCTTGGGCGGGACACGAGGTGCCACGGCTGCCGGGCGAGGGCGAGCCGCTGAGGTTGTACGACTCGGCGCGGCAGGGTCTGCACCCGAGCCGGCCGGACGGCGACGCCACGATGTACGTCTGCGGCATCACCCCGTACGACGCCACCCACCTCGGGCACGCCGCCACCATGATCAGCTTCGACCTGGTCCAGCGGATGTGGCGCGACGCCGGGCTGACCGTCCGGTACGTGCAGAACGTCACCGACATCGACGACCCGCTGCTGGAGCGGGCCGCCCGCGACGGCGAGGACTGGAAGGTCCTGGCGATGCGGGAGACGGCGCTGTTCCGGGAGGACATGGAGGCGCTGCGGATCATCCCGCCGGCGCACTACGTCGGGGCGGTCGAGTCGATCCCGGACATCGCCGACAAGGTCCTCGTCCTGCTCAAGGACGGTGCGGCGTACCGGCTCGACGACGGCACCGGCGACGTCTACTTCGACATCACCGCCACCGGCGAGTTCGGCTACGAGTCCAACCTGTCCCGGGCCGAGATGCTGGAGATCTTCCCGGAGCGCGGCGGCGACCCGGACCGGGCCGGCAAGCGCGACCCGCTCGACCCGCTGCTGTGGCGGGGCGCCCGCGAGGGCGAGCCGTCCTGGCCGGGCGGTGAGCTGGGCCCCGGGCGGCCGGGCTGGCACATCGAGTGCGCGGTGATCGCGCTGAACCTGCTCGGCGACCGGATCTCCGTGCAGGGCGGCGGCAACGACCTGCTCTTCCCGCACCACGAGTGCTCCGCGGCGCACGCCGAGCGGCTCACCGGTCAGGCGCCGTTCGCCGACCACTACGTGCACGCCGGCATGATCGGTCTCGACGGCGAGAAGATGTCGAAGTCGCGGGGCAACCTCGTCTTCGTCTCCCGGCTGCGGGCCGACCGGGTGGACCCGATGGCGGTCCGGCTGGCCCTGCTGAGCGGGCACTACCGCACCGACCGGTCGTGGACCGACGAGCTGCTGGCGGTGGCGCGGGAGCGACTGGCCCGCTGGCGGCGGGCCGCCGCCGCGCCGGCCGGCCCCGCCGGGGACGAGCTGCTGGCCGGGGTACGCGCGCGCCTCGCCGAGGACCTGGACACCCCGGGCGCGCTGGCGGTGGCGGACGCCTGGGCCGAGCAGGCCCTCGCCGGGGTCGCCGACGACGCCGCCGCCCCGAAGCTCTTCGCCGACACCGTCGACGCCCTCCTCGGCATCCGCCTCTGA
- a CDS encoding SCO1664 family protein, with translation MTSSELQPRQDGAAAVRLLTDGELTLEGRLVDASNTTLRGILTLDGATARCVYKPVRGERPLWDFPDGTLAGREVSAYLVSRATGWDLVPPTVLRDGPFGPGSCQLWIDEPEDAEPLVGFVPAEAVPPRWFPVAAARDDDGAAYALAHADDPRLARLAVLDAVINNADRKGGHVIVGPDDRIYGVDHGVCFHVEEKLRTVLWGWAGRELPADAVQMLDALAGLLTGALGDELAEHLTISEVAELAARVDRLRDTGRFPLPPEDWPAMPWPPM, from the coding sequence GTGACCTCGTCGGAACTCCAGCCCCGACAGGACGGTGCCGCCGCGGTGCGGCTGCTCACCGACGGTGAGCTGACCCTGGAGGGGCGGCTGGTCGACGCCTCCAACACCACCCTGCGCGGCATCCTCACCCTGGACGGGGCGACCGCGCGCTGCGTGTACAAGCCGGTGCGCGGCGAGCGGCCGCTCTGGGACTTCCCGGACGGCACCCTCGCCGGGCGCGAGGTGTCGGCGTACCTGGTCTCCCGGGCGACCGGGTGGGACCTGGTGCCGCCCACGGTGCTGCGCGACGGCCCGTTCGGGCCCGGCTCCTGCCAGCTCTGGATCGACGAGCCGGAGGACGCCGAACCGCTGGTCGGCTTCGTGCCGGCCGAGGCGGTGCCGCCGCGCTGGTTCCCGGTCGCGGCGGCGCGCGACGACGACGGGGCCGCGTACGCCCTGGCGCACGCCGACGACCCGCGGCTGGCCAGGCTCGCCGTCCTCGACGCGGTGATCAACAACGCGGACCGCAAGGGTGGACACGTCATCGTCGGCCCGGATGACCGGATCTACGGCGTCGACCACGGCGTCTGCTTCCACGTCGAGGAGAAGCTGCGGACGGTGCTCTGGGGCTGGGCCGGCCGGGAGCTGCCCGCCGACGCCGTGCAGATGCTCGACGCGCTGGCCGGCCTGCTCACCGGCGCGCTCGGCGACGAGCTGGCCGAGCACCTGACCATCAGTGAGGTCGCCGAGCTGGCGGCCCGGGTCGACCGGCTGCGCGACACCGGCCGCTTCCCGCTGCCCCCGGAGGACTGGCCGGCGATGCCCTGGCCGCCCATGTGA
- a CDS encoding DUF3090 domain-containing protein, with amino-acid sequence MTHQVHAFEPPERFVAGTVGPPGERTFFLQARGGGRLVSVALEKVQVTLLAEKLEELLSEAQRRFGVDLPEAAPAVGDNEPLDTPVDEEFRVGTLGLAFDVDSATVVIEAIAVGETEVEVELGEADDDEDEDPDEPDDDLDRLRVRLTPEATRAFIERARRVVNAGRPPCPLCGQPLDPAGHLCPRHNGYHR; translated from the coding sequence ATGACCCACCAGGTGCACGCCTTCGAGCCGCCGGAGCGGTTCGTCGCCGGAACCGTCGGCCCGCCGGGGGAGCGCACGTTCTTCCTCCAGGCGCGCGGCGGTGGCCGGCTGGTCAGCGTCGCGCTGGAGAAGGTCCAGGTGACCCTGCTCGCCGAGAAGCTGGAGGAGCTGCTCTCCGAGGCGCAGCGCCGGTTCGGCGTCGACCTGCCGGAGGCCGCCCCCGCCGTCGGCGACAACGAACCGCTGGACACCCCGGTCGACGAGGAGTTCCGGGTCGGCACGCTGGGCCTGGCCTTCGACGTGGACAGCGCCACCGTGGTGATCGAGGCGATCGCGGTCGGCGAGACCGAGGTCGAGGTCGAGCTGGGCGAGGCCGACGACGACGAGGACGAGGATCCGGACGAGCCGGACGACGACCTGGACCGGCTCCGGGTCCGGCTGACCCCCGAGGCGACGCGCGCCTTCATCGAGCGGGCCCGCCGCGTGGTCAACGCCGGCCGACCGCCCTGCCCGCTCTGCGGCCAGCCGCTGGACCCGGCCGGCCACCTCTGCCCGCGGCACAACGGTTATCACCGGTGA